From the Accumulibacter sp. genome, one window contains:
- the mnhG gene encoding monovalent cation/H(+) antiporter subunit G, with translation MTLAGNLLIALGALLLLLASIGLFSLRDALSRQHAATKAGSLAVACIVLGAGLVGGDGAWIGRALAIVAIVWLTLPVASHVLARAALREQAETIDRERLPLFERDDGEA, from the coding sequence ATGACCCTCGCCGGCAACCTGTTGATCGCCCTCGGCGCCCTCTTGCTGCTGCTCGCCAGCATCGGCCTGTTCAGCCTGCGCGATGCCCTGTCGCGCCAGCATGCGGCGACCAAGGCGGGATCGCTGGCCGTCGCCTGCATCGTCCTCGGCGCCGGACTTGTCGGTGGTGACGGCGCCTGGATTGGCCGCGCGCTCGCCATCGTCGCCATCGTCTGGCTGACCCTGCCGGTCGCCTCGCACGTCCTCGCCCGCGCCGCGCTGCGCGAGCAGGCGGAGACGATCGACCGCGAGCGGTTGCCGCTGTTCGAACGCGACGACGGTGAAGCCTGA
- a CDS encoding EpsD family peptidyl-prolyl cis-trans isomerase: MNAPKTILTLLVSALAVTACGNGSSEKKPATQVAAKVNGGEVSVHQINFILQRTPSIPADQVDGARRQVLEGLIDQELAVQQAVEMKLDRTPNVMQMLEASRREVLARAYLEQVGGGGAKPSATEVRAYYNDHPDLFAKRKVYRLEEINFAGTPELVGRVKEQLARGKTSADVLAALRADGVVVSGGVAVKAAEQISLDALPRLAAAKEGQPQLFEDAGKAAIVTVLATKSEPMEESRALSYIESYLSNKQKSERATEAMKQLRAKAKVEYAGDFAGSKPVMAVAEKAAPTASEAAINKGVAGLK, translated from the coding sequence GTGAACGCCCCGAAAACGATCCTCACCCTGCTTGTCTCGGCGCTCGCCGTCACGGCCTGCGGCAACGGTTCATCGGAGAAGAAGCCCGCCACACAGGTGGCGGCGAAGGTCAATGGCGGCGAGGTCTCCGTGCACCAGATCAATTTCATCCTGCAGCGCACGCCTTCGATCCCGGCGGACCAGGTTGATGGCGCCAGGCGGCAGGTCCTTGAAGGGTTGATCGACCAGGAACTGGCGGTGCAACAGGCCGTCGAGATGAAACTCGATCGCACGCCGAACGTCATGCAGATGCTCGAGGCTTCGCGCCGCGAGGTTTTGGCGCGCGCCTATCTCGAGCAGGTCGGTGGCGGCGGCGCCAAGCCTTCGGCGACCGAAGTCCGGGCCTACTACAACGACCATCCGGATCTCTTCGCCAAGCGCAAGGTCTATCGCCTGGAGGAGATCAACTTTGCCGGCACACCCGAACTCGTCGGCAGGGTGAAGGAACAACTCGCCAGAGGCAAGACCTCGGCCGACGTGCTGGCGGCCCTGCGCGCCGACGGTGTCGTCGTCAGCGGTGGTGTCGCGGTGAAGGCTGCCGAGCAGATCTCCCTCGACGCACTGCCGCGCCTCGCGGCGGCGAAGGAGGGACAGCCGCAGCTGTTTGAGGACGCCGGCAAGGCGGCGATCGTCACCGTGCTGGCGACGAAGTCGGAGCCGATGGAGGAGAGCAGGGCGCTGTCCTACATCGAAAGCTACCTCAGCAACAAGCAGAAGTCCGAACGCGCAACCGAGGCCATGAAGCAGTTGCGGGCCAAGGCGAAGGTCGAATACGCCGGAGACTTTGCCGGCAGCAAGCCGGTCATGGCGGTGGCAGAGAAGGCCGCACCGACTGCCAGCGAAGCGGCCATCAACAAGGGCGTTGCCGGCCTCAAGTGA
- a CDS encoding DUF2092 domain-containing protein: protein MKQGLLASLLLAIALAPPLARAQAAAPPPSMGSTAVDPAAIQALKDMGAYLQGLNRFRVSTQLTGERVLADGQKLQHTASAVIDVARPNRLHARMSSARSVRELFYDGRQATLYSPAQKFYSTVEFSGSLAELIDRLEQRYGVEIPLADLFLWGTAAAPADGIESAMNAGQDFIGGELCDHFAFRQGKLDWQIWIAAGGKPLPRKLVITNRADEARPQSVSLIEWQLKPGFPDSIFTFVPPKGSKSVELRALDGK from the coding sequence GCTCGCATCGCTCTTGCTGGCCATTGCCCTGGCGCCACCACTCGCTCGCGCGCAGGCCGCCGCGCCGCCACCCTCGATGGGTTCCACTGCAGTCGATCCGGCGGCGATCCAGGCGCTCAAGGACATGGGCGCCTACCTGCAGGGGCTGAACCGCTTCCGCGTCAGCACCCAACTCACCGGCGAACGTGTCCTCGCCGACGGCCAGAAGCTGCAGCACACGGCATCGGCGGTCATCGACGTCGCCCGCCCCAACAGGCTGCACGCCCGCATGTCGAGTGCGCGCAGTGTGCGCGAGCTGTTCTACGATGGCCGGCAAGCGACCCTCTATTCCCCAGCGCAAAAGTTCTACTCGACGGTCGAATTCAGCGGTTCGCTGGCCGAGCTGATCGACCGGCTCGAGCAGCGTTATGGCGTCGAGATACCGCTTGCCGACCTTTTCCTGTGGGGCACCGCAGCCGCGCCGGCCGATGGCATCGAGTCGGCGATGAACGCCGGACAGGACTTCATCGGCGGCGAGCTTTGCGACCACTTCGCCTTCCGTCAGGGCAAGCTGGACTGGCAGATCTGGATTGCGGCCGGCGGCAAACCGCTGCCGCGCAAGCTCGTCATCACGAACCGCGCCGACGAGGCCCGTCCGCAGTCGGTTTCGCTGATCGAATGGCAACTCAAACCCGGCTTCCCGGACTCGATTTTCACTTTCGTTCCGCCCAAGGGCAGCAAATCGGTCGAGCTGCGCGCGCTCGACGGGAAATAA
- a CDS encoding proton-conducting transporter transmembrane domain-containing protein gives MLVLTPLLVPLATALLCLLVPPGWQQRVSLAGALLLLVCALTLAGQVVGIGTQAVVAGGWPLPFGIEFAADRLSAALVLVAALMVNVVLLWQAGGSADAAPAAPTLHPLLHGLVAGAGAAFVTADLFNLYVWFELTLICALGLLALGGGLRQLDATLKYFVLNVFGTLLLLTAIALLYAATGQLNFRALGAAAAHLPASIALPLLTLLSLAFLIKAAAFPFFAWLPASYHTLPAPLLALFSALLAKIGIYALIRSLGAVFQAAPELLFAVLGWIAVVSMISGALGAAYHWDLRRILAFHSISQIGYILLAIALASPAGDAAAILFMLHHSLVKAALILTAALIFHACGHYDLRRIGGLYAGRPWLSLVFLLLALSLVGIPPSSGFWSKFLVVRQSLVQGEYLWAAVALGVGAVTLYSMLKIWLEAFWKPHPDESWQAPARHHLLPAHAALGGLVVLIVSFGLLPEALIAYVMAAADSLRGGS, from the coding sequence ATGCTCGTGCTGACACCGCTCCTGGTGCCGCTCGCCACCGCGCTGCTCTGCCTGCTGGTGCCGCCGGGCTGGCAACAGCGCGTCAGCCTGGCGGGCGCGCTGTTGCTGCTCGTCTGCGCCCTCACCCTCGCCGGCCAGGTCGTCGGCATCGGCACGCAGGCGGTCGTCGCCGGGGGCTGGCCGCTGCCCTTCGGCATCGAGTTCGCCGCCGACCGGCTGAGCGCGGCGCTGGTCCTGGTCGCCGCGCTGATGGTGAACGTCGTCCTGCTCTGGCAGGCCGGCGGCAGCGCCGATGCGGCGCCCGCCGCACCGACCCTGCACCCGCTGCTGCACGGCCTGGTGGCCGGTGCCGGCGCCGCATTCGTCACCGCCGACCTGTTCAACCTCTACGTCTGGTTCGAGCTGACGCTGATCTGCGCACTCGGCCTGCTCGCCCTCGGCGGCGGCCTGCGCCAGCTCGACGCGACACTCAAGTATTTCGTCCTCAACGTCTTCGGAACCCTGCTCCTGCTCACGGCGATCGCGCTGCTCTACGCCGCCACCGGCCAGCTCAATTTCCGCGCCTTGGGCGCGGCAGCAGCACATCTGCCGGCGTCCATCGCACTGCCGCTGCTGACCCTGCTCTCGCTTGCCTTCCTGATCAAGGCAGCAGCTTTTCCCTTCTTCGCCTGGCTGCCGGCTTCCTACCACACCCTGCCGGCGCCACTGCTGGCGCTCTTTTCGGCGCTGCTGGCGAAAATCGGCATCTACGCCCTGATCCGCAGCCTCGGCGCCGTCTTCCAGGCGGCGCCGGAGCTGCTCTTCGCCGTGCTCGGCTGGATTGCCGTCGTGTCGATGATCAGCGGCGCCCTCGGCGCCGCCTACCACTGGGACCTGCGGCGCATCCTGGCCTTCCACAGCATCAGCCAGATCGGCTACATCCTGCTCGCCATCGCGCTCGCTTCGCCCGCCGGCGACGCCGCGGCGATCCTGTTCATGCTGCACCACAGCCTGGTCAAGGCGGCGCTGATCCTGACCGCGGCCCTGATCTTCCACGCCTGCGGCCACTACGACCTGCGGCGCATCGGCGGCCTTTACGCCGGCAGACCCTGGCTGAGCCTGGTGTTCCTGCTGCTGGCACTGTCGCTGGTCGGAATTCCGCCGTCGAGCGGCTTCTGGAGCAAGTTCCTGGTCGTTCGCCAGAGCCTTGTCCAGGGCGAGTATCTGTGGGCGGCGGTGGCTCTCGGCGTCGGTGCGGTGACCCTCTATTCGATGCTCAAGATCTGGCTTGAAGCGTTCTGGAAACCGCACCCGGACGAGTCGTGGCAGGCCCCGGCGCGCCACCACCTGCTGCCGGCGCACGCCGCGCTCGGCGGACTGGTGGTCCTGATCGTTTCGTTCGGGCTGCTGCCGGAAGCGCTGATCGCCTACGTCATGGCAGCCGCCGACAGCCTGCGTGGGGGAAGCTGA
- a CDS encoding Na+/H+ antiporter subunit E, translating into MRRPAAIVRLSLHFIAHCVLSGIATARIILRRRPARAGLVRLRIAPMSETGAAVLAAMVTLAPGSSVIDIDPERREMLLHLLDLDGADGTVAGIRRDFEPDVARLFPAGVQR; encoded by the coding sequence ATGCGCCGCCCTGCCGCCATCGTCCGCCTGTCGCTGCACTTCATCGCCCACTGCGTGCTGTCGGGAATCGCGACCGCACGCATCATCCTGCGCCGCCGGCCGGCGCGCGCCGGGCTGGTGCGCCTGCGCATCGCGCCGATGAGCGAAACGGGTGCCGCGGTCCTCGCCGCGATGGTGACGCTGGCGCCCGGCAGCAGCGTCATCGACATCGATCCCGAGCGCCGTGAGATGCTCCTGCATCTGCTCGACCTCGATGGTGCCGACGGCACCGTCGCCGGCATCCGGCGCGACTTCGAGCCCGACGTGGCACGGCTCTTTCCGGCCGGAGTGCAGCGATGA
- a CDS encoding monovalent cation/H+ antiporter complex subunit F: MSSSSIDLLVAVVLVAVALAVLRFVRGPRDADRLIALDILFAAAIALCSAAALSSGQVLFLDVAIGVALIGFVATLAWARLISRRRAADSSADGEP, from the coding sequence ATGAGCAGCTCATCGATCGACCTGCTGGTCGCCGTCGTGCTCGTCGCCGTCGCCCTCGCGGTGCTGCGTTTCGTGCGCGGCCCGCGCGACGCCGATCGCCTGATCGCACTCGACATCCTCTTCGCTGCCGCCATCGCGCTGTGCAGCGCAGCGGCGCTGTCTTCCGGCCAGGTGCTGTTTCTCGACGTCGCGATCGGCGTCGCCCTGATCGGCTTCGTCGCGACACTGGCCTGGGCGCGACTGATCTCCCGCCGACGTGCCGCGGATTCCTCCGCCGACGGCGAGCCATGA
- a CDS encoding calcium/sodium antiporter: MMLLLFGLGLAALIAGAQVLVRGASKLALSFGISPLVVGLTVVAFGTSAPEFAVSLRSSFAGQVDIALGNVVGSNIFNVLFILGVSALITPLVVAPQLIRQEVPIMIGASLLVLALAFDGQVGRFDGGLLFGLLLAYTVFLVRQSRRESRETQEEYGEQAVVSDSAGWDRHWGVQLLLIAGGLALLVVGAGWLVDAAVSFARILGLSEAVIGLTIVAAGTSLPEVATSLVATWRGERDIAVGNVIGSNTFNLLGVLGLSAALAPAGLPVGAAMIAFDLPVMIAVALACLPIFFSGHLIARWEGALFLAYYVAYTAWLLLAAQQHAATAAYGKVMISFVLPLTAVTLGVVAWREWRARHGAP, from the coding sequence ATGATGCTTCTGCTCTTCGGTCTCGGTCTCGCGGCACTGATCGCCGGCGCCCAGGTTCTGGTCCGCGGCGCCTCGAAACTGGCGCTGTCCTTCGGCATTTCGCCGCTCGTCGTCGGCCTCACGGTCGTCGCCTTCGGCACCAGCGCACCCGAGTTCGCCGTCTCGCTGCGTTCGTCCTTTGCCGGCCAGGTGGACATCGCGCTCGGCAACGTCGTCGGCAGCAACATCTTCAACGTTCTCTTCATCCTCGGCGTATCGGCGCTGATCACGCCGCTGGTGGTCGCGCCGCAACTGATCCGGCAGGAGGTGCCGATCATGATCGGGGCCTCGCTCCTCGTCCTGGCGCTGGCGTTCGACGGCCAGGTCGGACGCTTCGATGGCGGGTTGCTCTTCGGCCTCCTGCTGGCGTACACGGTGTTCCTGGTCCGCCAGAGCCGCCGCGAGAGCCGCGAGACGCAGGAGGAATACGGCGAGCAGGCCGTGGTCAGCGACAGCGCAGGCTGGGACCGGCACTGGGGCGTCCAGCTGCTGCTGATCGCCGGCGGATTGGCGCTGCTCGTCGTCGGTGCCGGCTGGCTGGTCGATGCCGCGGTCAGCTTTGCCCGCATCCTCGGTTTGAGCGAAGCCGTCATCGGGCTGACGATCGTCGCCGCCGGCACTTCGCTGCCAGAGGTCGCGACCTCGCTGGTCGCGACCTGGCGCGGCGAGCGCGACATCGCGGTCGGCAACGTCATCGGCAGTAATACCTTCAACCTGCTCGGCGTCCTCGGTCTCTCGGCCGCGCTGGCGCCGGCCGGGCTGCCGGTGGGCGCGGCAATGATCGCCTTCGACCTGCCGGTGATGATCGCCGTCGCCCTCGCCTGCCTGCCGATCTTCTTCAGCGGGCACCTGATCGCGCGCTGGGAAGGCGCGCTCTTCCTCGCCTATTACGTCGCCTACACCGCCTGGCTACTGCTTGCGGCACAGCAGCACGCGGCAACGGCAGCCTACGGCAAGGTGATGATCAGCTTCGTCCTGCCGCTGACGGCGGTGACGCTGGGTGTCGTTGCCTGGCGCGAGTGGCGGGCGCGCCACGGCGCGCCATGA
- a CDS encoding MnhB domain-containing protein — MGPRALLAEVFLRVLHPALLLASLWILLRGHNAPGGGFIGGLLAVAASAAVALAVSAAEARRRLPLPPERLTALGVLAALLSGLPGVIAGQPFLTHLWFSVPLAVTELPLSTVIVFDLGVYLAVWGAVGGFCLSLLAAVEEPR, encoded by the coding sequence ATGGGCCCGCGCGCACTGCTCGCCGAGGTCTTCCTGCGCGTCCTCCATCCGGCGCTGCTGCTGGCCTCGCTGTGGATCCTGCTGCGCGGCCACAATGCGCCGGGCGGCGGCTTCATCGGCGGTCTGCTGGCGGTGGCGGCGAGCGCCGCCGTCGCGCTCGCCGTCAGCGCCGCCGAAGCGCGCCGCCGACTGCCGCTGCCGCCGGAGCGGCTGACTGCGCTCGGCGTCCTCGCCGCGCTGCTCAGCGGCCTGCCAGGCGTGATCGCCGGGCAGCCGTTCCTGACCCACCTGTGGTTCAGCGTGCCGCTGGCGGTGACCGAACTGCCGCTGTCGACCGTGATCGTCTTCGACCTCGGCGTTTACCTTGCCGTCTGGGGCGCCGTCGGCGGCTTCTGCCTGTCGCTGCTGGCCGCCGTCGAGGAGCCGCGATGA
- the epsE gene encoding polysaccharide export protein EpsE, producing the protein MNHCQKLLLGILFTLGLIVAVQAQERQADYRLGAGDAIKISVFQNPDLTVETRVADSGIITYPLIGAVQLGGNTIPEAERAIADKLREGGFVQKPQVNILLIQVRGNQVSVLGLVSRPGRYPIETGNTRLSDMLATAGGASPGGSDVVILSGIREGKPFRREIDVPALFGPERNTEDVLVAGGDVIYVHRAPVFYIYGEVQRPGPYRIERDMTVLQALVQGGGLTVRGTERSMRIHRRGADGRVSEIAPEKSDLVRADDVIQVQESLF; encoded by the coding sequence ATGAACCACTGCCAGAAACTGCTGCTGGGCATCCTCTTCACGCTGGGCCTGATCGTCGCGGTGCAGGCACAGGAGAGACAGGCGGACTATCGCCTCGGAGCGGGCGATGCGATCAAGATCAGCGTCTTCCAGAACCCGGACCTGACCGTCGAGACACGGGTTGCCGACAGCGGCATCATCACCTATCCGCTGATCGGCGCCGTGCAACTCGGCGGCAACACCATTCCGGAAGCGGAGAGGGCGATCGCGGACAAACTGCGCGAGGGCGGTTTCGTGCAGAAGCCGCAGGTGAATATCCTGCTGATCCAGGTTCGTGGCAACCAGGTGTCGGTGCTCGGGCTGGTCAGCCGCCCCGGGCGCTACCCGATCGAGACCGGCAACACGCGACTGTCCGACATGCTGGCGACCGCGGGTGGGGCGTCACCGGGCGGTTCCGACGTCGTCATCCTGTCGGGTATCCGCGAAGGCAAGCCGTTTCGCCGCGAGATCGACGTGCCCGCGCTGTTCGGCCCCGAGCGCAACACCGAGGATGTCCTCGTCGCCGGTGGCGACGTCATCTACGTCCATCGCGCGCCGGTCTTCTACATCTACGGCGAGGTGCAGCGTCCCGGTCCCTACCGCATCGAGCGCGACATGACGGTGCTGCAGGCGCTGGTCCAGGGCGGCGGCCTGACGGTTCGTGGCACCGAGCGCAGCATGCGCATCCATCGCCGCGGAGCGGATGGCAGGGTGAGCGAGATCGCTCCCGAGAAGTCCGATCTGGTGCGTGCCGACGACGTCATCCAGGTGCAGGAAAGCCTCTTCTGA
- the epsL gene encoding XrtB/PEP-CTERM-associated polysaccharide biosynthesis outer membrane protein EpsL, whose amino-acid sequence MVSCCALIHPSLLWAEQGDVINLNASVSVLSDDNLFRLPSSADPKSDTITTTTLGLNLDKAIGLQRVIANVNVIDYRYRRNDYLDFTALNYDAKWLWAAGTRWTGELAFQRSQLPNDYANDRTLGRRNVQTYELNRFEANYWFHSSWAAIAGVLSTSLDNQVQTSVDGDYDADGYNLGLRYLGAAGNSLTARAVHLEGNYSKRPFNSVFQFDNGFTQDNYQLDFSWRLSGLSQLRGRIEYLDREYQHFSQRDYSGVAANLQYAYAISGKSTLTLAYIRALEAYQQLTTSYYVLDDVALSAQWLATSKITVNGLLGYGRQDYRGAIVPLPAGVPQREDKTARIAVDVAYQAARWLQFKAGVTLQKRDSNYELYEYRDRTAFVSATLLY is encoded by the coding sequence ATGGTTTCTTGTTGCGCCCTGATCCATCCGTCCCTGCTGTGGGCGGAGCAGGGCGACGTGATCAACCTGAATGCGAGTGTCTCCGTTCTGTCGGATGACAACCTGTTCCGGCTGCCTTCGTCGGCCGACCCGAAGTCGGATACGATCACGACGACGACGCTTGGTCTCAACCTGGACAAGGCAATCGGTCTGCAGCGTGTCATCGCCAACGTGAACGTGATCGATTACCGCTACCGGCGCAACGATTACCTCGACTTCACCGCACTCAACTACGACGCCAAATGGTTGTGGGCCGCGGGCACACGCTGGACGGGCGAGCTGGCATTCCAGCGCAGCCAGTTGCCCAACGATTATGCCAATGACCGCACTCTCGGCCGACGGAACGTACAGACCTACGAGCTCAACCGCTTCGAGGCCAATTACTGGTTCCATTCGAGCTGGGCAGCGATCGCCGGGGTGCTGTCGACGAGCCTGGACAATCAGGTCCAGACCAGTGTCGACGGCGATTATGATGCGGATGGCTACAACCTCGGCCTGCGTTATCTCGGCGCCGCCGGAAATTCGCTGACCGCACGCGCCGTCCACCTCGAGGGCAATTACTCGAAGCGGCCCTTCAACAGCGTTTTCCAGTTCGACAACGGTTTCACGCAGGACAATTACCAACTCGACTTCTCTTGGCGCCTGAGCGGGCTCAGTCAGTTGCGCGGGCGAATCGAGTATCTCGACCGCGAATATCAGCATTTCTCGCAGCGGGATTATTCAGGTGTGGCGGCAAACCTGCAGTACGCCTATGCGATCAGCGGCAAGAGCACCCTGACACTGGCTTATATCCGGGCCCTCGAGGCTTATCAGCAGCTCACCACCAGTTATTACGTCCTCGACGATGTCGCGTTGTCGGCGCAGTGGCTGGCGACCAGCAAGATCACCGTCAATGGCCTGCTGGGTTACGGCCGTCAGGATTATCGTGGCGCCATCGTCCCGCTGCCGGCCGGTGTCCCGCAGCGTGAGGACAAGACCGCACGAATTGCTGTCGATGTCGCGTACCAGGCGGCGCGCTGGCTGCAGTTCAAGGCTGGCGTCACCCTGCAGAAGCGCGACTCGAATTACGAACTCTATGAGTACCGGGACCGCACCGCTTTCGTGTCGGCCACGCTTCTGTATTAG
- a CDS encoding NADH-quinone oxidoreductase subunit K → MIWAVALAVTAVVAAGTYLALSRDLLRCLIGLAMVGNGINLLVFCSGRLLSQMPPFVAGGAQPLLGAANPLPQALVLTAIVIGFILLCFSLVLAIRLLQTAGNADTAQLRAAEPVAVDAVKPALEEMS, encoded by the coding sequence ATGATCTGGGCCGTCGCCCTGGCCGTCACTGCGGTGGTCGCCGCCGGCACCTACCTCGCCTTGTCCCGCGACCTGCTGCGCTGCCTGATCGGTCTCGCGATGGTCGGCAACGGGATCAACCTGCTGGTCTTCTGCAGCGGCCGACTGCTCAGCCAGATGCCGCCCTTCGTTGCCGGCGGCGCGCAGCCGCTGCTGGGCGCGGCGAATCCGTTGCCGCAGGCGCTGGTGCTGACGGCGATCGTCATCGGCTTCATCCTCCTGTGCTTCTCGCTGGTGCTCGCGATCCGCCTGCTGCAGACTGCCGGCAACGCCGATACCGCACAGCTGAGGGCAGCCGAGCCGGTCGCCGTCGATGCCGTCAAGCCGGCGCTCGAGGAGATGAGCTGA
- the mbhE gene encoding hydrogen gas-evolving membrane-bound hydrogenase subunit E: MSAARSDSPLAQATGASALPCALLPASLFALLVGGLISVPLPWSVSWRWIPALDLQFALYVDGLAAQFLLLITGIGTLVAVYGAGYLAGDGRRWRVFTLLLLFMLAMIGAVCSDHLLLLFVFWELTSVLSFLLVGFDHARESSRKSAQQALLITGTGGLFLLAGIILLAEIGGGYSLRQLIASAPAFADDVRLPAALTLLFVGAFSKSAQFPFHFWLPNAMAAPTPVSAYLHSATLVKLGIYLLARLDAAFSDLLFWEYSLVGVGTLTAVLAAVQTVRERDLKRILAWSTVATLGTLTMLVGLPGHGAALAVAALFFAHALYKAPLFFVAGNLDHGAGTRDINRLTGMRRHLPWTAGAALLAALSMAGLPLSFGFVAKDAMTLAKVEAGVFALVSHATLFVGSVSVAVAAVAAIHIFWGRDTVHSATHPHEAPLPMLLPPLLLVALGLLFGLRPTLVDPLLGAAAQAIAPGFDPLQVDSSYDAWPVAEASIATLFFGLLIYFGWDRLHALLERARDLDELGPESWYWRKLKFVPRLASWVTRRLQHGVLPGYLLTLAGTVAVALLAAQLATRPGLELPSLAPLPLPVVGCALLIAGGALAALLVRDHLILLLVSGLVGYGSALLFLFTGAPDLAFTQFAVETVFVVVAATVLRRLRQMPAPLQVAVGEARWRPLALPVALGFSLTLSALLLLVTSLPFDAQLSDFFAAESLPAAHGRNVVNVIIVDFRALDTLGEIAVVTLAFVAALPLLQLARGRN, translated from the coding sequence ATGAGCGCTGCCCGCAGCGACTCGCCGCTGGCGCAGGCAACGGGCGCGTCGGCGCTGCCCTGCGCACTGCTGCCGGCGAGCCTGTTCGCCTTGCTGGTCGGCGGACTGATCAGCGTGCCGCTGCCGTGGAGTGTTTCCTGGCGCTGGATCCCGGCGCTCGACCTGCAGTTCGCCCTGTACGTCGACGGGCTCGCGGCGCAGTTCCTCTTGCTCATCACCGGCATCGGTACGCTGGTCGCCGTATACGGCGCCGGCTATCTGGCCGGCGATGGACGACGCTGGCGCGTCTTCACCCTGCTGCTGCTGTTCATGCTGGCGATGATCGGCGCCGTCTGCAGCGACCACCTGCTCCTCCTCTTCGTCTTCTGGGAGCTGACCAGCGTCCTCTCGTTCCTCCTCGTCGGTTTCGACCACGCGCGCGAGAGCAGCCGCAAGTCGGCGCAACAGGCGCTGCTGATCACGGGCACGGGCGGGCTGTTCCTCCTCGCTGGAATCATCCTGCTGGCCGAGATTGGCGGCGGTTACTCACTGCGACAACTGATCGCCAGCGCACCGGCATTCGCCGACGATGTGCGCCTGCCTGCGGCGCTGACGCTGCTCTTCGTCGGTGCGTTCAGCAAGTCGGCGCAGTTCCCCTTCCACTTCTGGCTGCCCAACGCCATGGCGGCGCCGACCCCGGTCAGCGCCTACCTGCATTCGGCGACCCTCGTCAAGCTGGGCATCTACCTGCTGGCCCGGCTCGACGCCGCGTTCAGCGACCTGCTGTTCTGGGAGTACTCGCTGGTCGGCGTCGGCACGCTCACCGCCGTCCTCGCCGCCGTGCAGACGGTGCGCGAGCGCGACCTGAAGCGCATCCTGGCGTGGTCGACGGTGGCCACCCTGGGCACGCTGACGATGCTCGTCGGCCTGCCGGGCCACGGCGCCGCACTCGCCGTCGCAGCGCTGTTCTTTGCCCATGCCCTGTACAAGGCGCCACTGTTCTTCGTCGCCGGCAATCTCGACCACGGCGCCGGCACGCGCGACATCAACCGCCTGACCGGCATGCGCCGCCACCTGCCGTGGACCGCCGGGGCCGCCCTGCTCGCCGCGCTGTCGATGGCCGGTCTGCCGCTCTCCTTCGGTTTCGTCGCCAAGGACGCGATGACGCTCGCCAAGGTCGAGGCGGGCGTTTTCGCCCTGGTCAGCCATGCGACGCTGTTCGTCGGCAGCGTCTCGGTGGCGGTGGCGGCGGTCGCGGCGATCCACATCTTCTGGGGCCGTGACACCGTCCATAGCGCCACCCACCCGCACGAAGCGCCGCTGCCGATGCTCCTGCCGCCGCTGCTGCTCGTCGCGTTGGGGCTGCTGTTCGGGTTGCGCCCGACCCTCGTCGACCCTCTTCTCGGCGCCGCGGCGCAGGCGATCGCGCCTGGCTTCGACCCGTTGCAGGTCGACTCGTCCTACGACGCCTGGCCGGTCGCCGAGGCGAGCATCGCCACCCTCTTTTTCGGGCTCCTCATCTACTTCGGCTGGGATCGCCTGCACGCGCTGCTCGAGCGGGCGAGGGATCTCGATGAACTCGGGCCGGAAAGCTGGTACTGGCGCAAGCTGAAGTTCGTACCCAGGTTGGCATCCTGGGTGACGCGGCGTCTGCAGCACGGAGTCTTGCCGGGCTACCTGCTGACCCTGGCCGGCACCGTCGCAGTCGCCCTGCTGGCGGCGCAGCTCGCCACTCGACCGGGTCTCGAGTTGCCGTCGCTCGCACCGCTGCCGCTGCCGGTCGTCGGCTGTGCGCTGCTCATCGCCGGCGGCGCGCTGGCCGCGCTGCTGGTGCGCGATCACCTGATCCTGCTGCTGGTCAGCGGTCTGGTCGGCTACGGCAGCGCGCTGCTCTTCCTGTTCACCGGCGCGCCAGACCTGGCATTCACCCAGTTCGCGGTCGAGACGGTCTTCGTCGTCGTCGCCGCCACGGTCCTCCGCCGGCTGCGCCAGATGCCGGCGCCGCTGCAGGTGGCGGTCGGCGAAGCGCGCTGGCGGCCGCTGGCGCTGCCCGTCGCACTCGGCTTCAGCCTCACCCTGAGCGCCTTGCTGTTGCTGGTGACGAGCCTGCCGTTCGACGCGCAGCTGTCGGACTTCTTCGCCGCCGAAAGTCTGCCGGCAGCGCATGGCCGCAATGTCGTCAATGTGATCATCGTCGACTTCCGGGCGCTCGACACACTGGGCGAGATCGCCGTCGTCACCCTGGCGTTCGTCGCCGCGCTGCCGCTGCTGCAGCTCGCGCGGGGGAGGAACTGA